A window from Marinobacter salsuginis encodes these proteins:
- the ligA gene encoding NAD-dependent DNA ligase LigA, producing the protein MSKATPDITQRVEELRSVIDDHNYRYYVLDDPRIPDAEYDRLFRELQTLEADYPELASDTSPTRRVGSAAETSFEEVVHRLPMLSLDNAFNEDELREFDRRVRDRLGISEDVEYVCEPKLDGLAVSLHYENGALTTAATRGDGYSGEDITANIRTIPSVPLKLRGEDVPDLVEIRGEVYMPKDGFEQLNRRLAERGEKTFVNPRNAAAGSLRQKKSTVTAKRPLEMCAYSVAVTDESLLPDTQWDGLQRVQSWGFRINPEMRKAKGVEECLEAYSELMAKRDTLPYEIDGIVFKVNRLDQQNALGFVSRAPRWAIAHKFPAQEELTVIEDVEFQVGRTGAVTPVARLKPVFVGGVTVSNATLHNMDEIRRLDVRIGDTVFIRRAGDVIPQVVKVVPEKRPSGAREVELPAHCPVCDSDVIQIEGEAVARCSGGLFCPAQRKEAIRHYASRKALDIEGLGDKWIDIMVDQGMVKTVADLYHLTTDDLVKLERMGEKSAANLVAAIDKARKPVLWRFLYALGIREVGEATAKGLASHFGTLEAIAAADEESLQSVPDVGPIVAGHIRSFFEQTHNRETLDALRDAGVEWQEEQIQKGDKPLKGQTWVLTGTLSGMTRDEAKEKLESLGAKVAGSVSKKTACVVAGEAAGSKLAKAEQLEVPVLDEAGLVALLQEHGVDAG; encoded by the coding sequence ATGAGCAAAGCCACGCCCGATATTACCCAGCGTGTAGAAGAACTCCGTTCGGTTATTGATGATCACAACTACCGGTATTACGTGCTGGACGACCCCCGTATTCCCGATGCGGAATACGACAGGCTGTTCCGTGAGCTGCAGACCCTGGAAGCCGATTATCCGGAGCTGGCCTCAGATACCTCGCCCACCCGGCGAGTTGGCAGTGCCGCGGAAACCAGTTTTGAGGAGGTGGTTCACCGGCTGCCCATGCTGTCGCTCGACAACGCCTTCAATGAGGATGAACTGCGGGAATTCGATCGGAGGGTGAGGGACCGGCTGGGCATCAGCGAAGATGTGGAATACGTGTGCGAACCCAAACTCGATGGGCTGGCGGTCAGTCTGCACTACGAGAATGGCGCCCTCACCACTGCCGCCACCCGGGGTGATGGTTACTCCGGAGAGGACATCACCGCCAATATCCGAACGATTCCTTCGGTGCCATTGAAGCTGCGGGGCGAAGATGTGCCGGATCTTGTAGAGATCCGTGGCGAAGTTTACATGCCCAAGGACGGTTTCGAGCAACTGAACCGTCGACTGGCCGAGCGCGGAGAGAAAACCTTCGTTAATCCTCGCAACGCAGCAGCTGGCAGTCTCAGGCAGAAAAAGTCCACGGTCACGGCGAAGCGTCCGCTGGAAATGTGCGCCTACAGTGTTGCCGTGACGGACGAGAGCCTGTTGCCCGATACCCAGTGGGATGGCCTCCAGCGCGTTCAGAGTTGGGGGTTCCGGATCAATCCCGAGATGCGCAAGGCGAAAGGCGTGGAGGAGTGCCTTGAGGCCTACAGCGAGCTAATGGCAAAGCGGGACACGCTCCCATATGAAATTGACGGCATAGTGTTCAAGGTGAACCGCCTTGACCAGCAAAATGCCCTGGGTTTTGTCTCCAGGGCGCCGCGCTGGGCGATCGCCCACAAGTTCCCGGCGCAGGAAGAGCTCACCGTTATTGAGGATGTGGAGTTCCAGGTGGGTCGAACGGGTGCCGTTACCCCGGTGGCCCGTCTCAAGCCTGTGTTTGTCGGTGGCGTGACCGTCAGCAACGCCACTCTCCACAACATGGACGAAATCCGCCGGCTCGATGTTCGCATCGGCGATACCGTGTTTATCCGTCGCGCCGGTGATGTGATACCTCAGGTGGTCAAGGTGGTTCCCGAAAAGCGTCCCTCGGGCGCCAGGGAAGTGGAATTGCCCGCCCATTGCCCGGTCTGCGATTCCGACGTTATCCAGATTGAAGGGGAAGCGGTAGCCCGATGCTCTGGCGGCCTGTTCTGTCCGGCCCAACGCAAGGAAGCCATCCGTCACTATGCTTCCCGGAAAGCCCTGGACATTGAAGGGCTGGGTGACAAATGGATCGACATCATGGTTGATCAGGGCATGGTAAAAACCGTGGCCGACCTTTATCACCTGACCACCGATGATCTGGTCAAACTTGAGCGGATGGGGGAGAAGTCGGCCGCCAACCTGGTCGCTGCCATCGATAAAGCCAGAAAACCCGTTCTATGGCGTTTTCTATACGCGCTTGGGATTCGCGAGGTGGGGGAGGCCACCGCCAAGGGCCTGGCTTCGCACTTCGGGACTCTCGAGGCCATTGCCGCCGCCGATGAAGAAAGCCTGCAGTCAGTTCCCGATGTCGGGCCGATTGTCGCTGGTCATATCCGCAGCTTCTTCGAACAGACCCATAACCGGGAAACCCTGGATGCCCTGCGGGACGCCGGCGTGGAATGGCAGGAAGAGCAGATCCAGAAAGGGGACAAGCCCCTGAAGGGCCAGACTTGGGTGCTGACGGGCACGCTCTCAGGAATGACTCGCGACGAAGCCAAAGAAAAGCTGGAGTCTCTGGGAGCCAAGGTGGCCGGAAGCGTCTCCAAAAAGACCGCCTGCGTGGTAGCGGGCGAGGCCGCGGGTTCCAAGCTGGCGAAGGCCGAACAGTTGGAGGTTCCTGTCCTGGATGAGGCGGGCCTGGTTGCTCTGCTGCAGGAGCATGGCGTGGATGCGGGCTAA
- the zipA gene encoding cell division protein ZipA, which translates to MSLREWLIAIGTLVIIGIVIDGVRRMRRARKESMAISSGMGADELEDSPLDEEYNPELPNGGARTISRDTLEERGYVKREKPSRFGSPKPKPTRPVTAAAKSEQPESSEPDPQTETEPTAERYEESVESEPDFGLSSQEPEETELESGWGAIEDEAEAVPPTVTTEVEEDTARREPSRPSAGQPLAGANRPEAREVIVINVLAKSDEDFKGPALKKLFEACGLEHGDMDIYHRHEESDTTSPVQFSVANAVEPGTFKPGDMPALTTPGISFFMSMPGPTNALQAFDFMLETAQAVVRNLGGELKDERRSVMTPQTIEHCRQRIREFERKQRSQKV; encoded by the coding sequence ATGTCACTTAGGGAATGGTTAATTGCCATCGGTACCCTGGTTATAATCGGCATTGTCATTGATGGCGTGCGCCGGATGCGGCGCGCCCGTAAGGAATCCATGGCGATTTCATCCGGTATGGGCGCCGACGAGCTGGAGGATTCGCCACTCGACGAAGAGTACAACCCCGAGTTGCCCAATGGCGGAGCAAGAACCATTTCCCGCGATACCCTCGAAGAACGGGGCTATGTGAAGCGCGAAAAGCCCAGTCGATTCGGTTCTCCGAAACCCAAGCCGACCCGTCCTGTCACTGCCGCTGCCAAATCGGAGCAGCCCGAATCGTCAGAACCGGATCCACAAACGGAAACCGAACCGACGGCTGAGCGCTACGAAGAGTCCGTTGAGTCGGAGCCCGATTTCGGACTTTCCAGTCAGGAGCCTGAGGAAACCGAGCTCGAATCCGGCTGGGGCGCCATTGAAGACGAGGCGGAAGCCGTCCCGCCAACGGTCACGACCGAAGTGGAAGAGGACACTGCGCGGCGTGAGCCCTCCCGACCGTCGGCCGGTCAACCTCTGGCGGGCGCGAATCGCCCTGAGGCCAGGGAAGTGATCGTCATCAACGTGTTGGCGAAGAGCGACGAGGACTTCAAGGGGCCGGCGTTGAAGAAGCTGTTCGAAGCGTGCGGTCTGGAGCACGGAGACATGGACATATACCACCGCCATGAAGAATCCGATACCACCAGCCCTGTGCAGTTCAGTGTTGCCAACGCCGTGGAACCCGGCACATTCAAACCCGGGGATATGCCGGCCCTCACCACGCCCGGGATCAGCTTTTTCATGAGTATGCCGGGGCCCACCAATGCGCTGCAGGCATTCGACTTCATGCTCGAAACCGCCCAGGCAGTGGTACGTAACCTTGGCGGGGAACTGAAAGACGAGCGCCGAAGCGTGATGACCCCGCAAACTATCGAGCACTGCCGCCAGAGAATCCGCGAGTTCGAGCGTAAGCAACGTTCCCAGAAAGTGTGA